The region TCGCTCCGTCAGGCTTTCGCCCATTGCGGAAGATTCCCTACTGCTGCCTCCCGTAGGAGTCTGGGCCGTGTCTCAGTCCCAGTGTGGCCGGTCACCCTCTCAGGCCGGCTACGCATCGTCGCCTTGGTGAGCCGTTACCTCACCAACTAGCTAATGCGCCGCGGGCCCATCCGCAAGTGGCAGCTTGCGCCGCCTTTCAACCCAAGACCATGCGGTCTTCGGTGTTATCCGGTATTAGCTCCGGTTTCCCGGAGTTATCCCGGTCTTGCGGGCAGGTTGCCCACGTGTTACTCACCCGTCCGCCGCTGACCGAACAAGAGCAAGCTCCGATCCGGTCCGCTCGACTTGCATGTATTAGGCACGCCGCCAGCGTTCGTCCTGAGCCAGGATCAAACTCTCCAAAGAAAGTTGATTGGCTAATTTCACACCACAGACGCCAAAAGCGCCGTGGCGCACGCGCTTCGTTTCGTTCAGTTTTCAAGGAACGACAATTATTATTATAAACAATCTTTCAAGAATGTCAACTACTGTCTCTCTAGTTCATACTGCCACATTTTTGTCGCGGCGATTAACTATTATAATTGATTTTTGTTATTTGTCAATAGTTTTTGTTTCGCGATCATCTAGCTGTCACGCTCCGACATCTTGTCGAGGCGACGTCTTTTATTTTATACGCCGATTTCTATTATGTCAACTATTTTTTAAAAAAACAAACGGCTTAAAAGCGATGTGAATAGGCAAGCAAAAAACAGCGCTTTGGCTGCCAAGCTAGACGTCCTTGCTTCCGCCGCCTTTAAGGCTTGGCGGCTCGAATTGCCCCGATGGCCGTATGGTATAATGCAAGGAGGATATATCGCATGCAGATCCAAACTTATTTCTTAAGGAGGGAAAAAACGTGACCTATCCATTTTCTGCACTGCTTGACGGCTACCGCCGCCTTTGGCCGAACCGGTCGCTGACGGCCGGACCGCTCAATGAACAAGAAAGCCAAACTCTTTTATATGAAACGATGGGGCAGGAGCTGCGCGATGAATGGACGCATCCGCGCGTGCGGCAATCGCCGGAGGCGAAATTTTACTACGCCGTCAAGCGGGTGGCCGCCTCTGACTTGCCGGATGGCATGAAAGTAGCGCTCATTCAAGCGTATTTGACGGTGATGGAACAAGTGCAAACCAATCATACATAAAACAGACGAATCCGGTTCACACTACTGAACGGAAAAACATTTCTTGTCAAGGAGGATGGCAGTTATGGCGTTAATTCCGTATGACCCGTTCCGACACTTGGAGTCGATCCGCCGGGATATGAACCGCTTTTTTGCTAGTGATTTTCCATCGCTGTTCACTCATATGGATGAGCAGCACTGGATGCCGCGCATCGATATGCATGAAACGGACAACGAATACGTCGTTTCGTGCGATTTGCCGGGGCTGGAGCGGAAAGAGGATGTGCACATTGACGTGCAGAACAACATGTTGACCATCAGCGGCACGATTCAACGCCACCACGATGTCAAAGAAGAACAAATGCACCGGCGCGAACGCTTTTTCGGCCGCTTCCAGCGTTCGATCACCCTGCCGGCGGATGCCGCGGCGGAAAACATTCGCGCGACGTACAAAAACGGCGTGCTTGACATTCATATCCCGAAAACAACGACAGGAACGAAAAAACGCGTTGATATCGAGTTCCATTAATGCGAAAGGGAGCGGCTTATCGACCGCTCCCCTTTTCGTTGCCTTCGCTGCTCGAGCGGATGACGAGCTCCGTCGGCACGACGACCTTTTTGCAAATCGCCCGTTTCGTCGTCAACCGTTCGATGAGCAGCTCAACCGCTGT is a window of Geobacillus kaustophilus DNA encoding:
- a CDS encoding Hsp20/alpha crystallin family protein, coding for MALIPYDPFRHLESIRRDMNRFFASDFPSLFTHMDEQHWMPRIDMHETDNEYVVSCDLPGLERKEDVHIDVQNNMLTISGTIQRHHDVKEEQMHRRERFFGRFQRSITLPADAAAENIRATYKNGVLDIHIPKTTTGTKKRVDIEFH